A DNA window from Dioscorea cayenensis subsp. rotundata cultivar TDr96_F1 unplaced genomic scaffold, TDr96_F1_v2_PseudoChromosome.rev07_lg8_w22 25.fasta BLBR01001723.1, whole genome shotgun sequence contains the following coding sequences:
- the LOC120256921 gene encoding subtilisin-like protease 4 — translation MEEFKGGFVSFLVIEFVLSFNIFLLVHGQLLPIVSDHGENTSQIQTYIVHVLKPEGSNFLGAEDLENWHKSFLPNTTLDTGEPRLRFSYKEAISGFAARLTPEEVRDMEKMDGFLRANPSRTLHLHTTYTHEFLNLSTLFGVWSTSNSFYGEGIIIECWIQAFTCPHPSFDDTGMPPRPAGWNVVVTFKHLAMIKVIAAQSFDIANSTTPPSDIDQGHGTHVAGIAAGNFVDNAEVLDQALGRAAGMAPKAFISVYKVCWKFGGCGTDGVLAGIDKAIQDGVHILQMSFGARRGYLPTSFTDDDVAVGTFSAMQKGIFPCTAAGNNGPDPETLSHAAPWDMVVGATTTDRRIRATVTLGNGTQLHGESAYQPNLVTNQFYPLVFPGSNGRNRQLYCLRNSLNGIDVRDKIVMCDVGAKDNIVTGKVVRNAGGAGIILMNFDIVGYTTFSEAHHLPVSHVSYKDALQLKDYIISNSTPTAKITFGGTIFDIRPSPALAFFSSRGPVKYNGNIVKARCHCTWSEYSICMASRSWALSIRPKKTKTFNFVSGTSMATPHVSGIVALIMSKLKYEKQASVVSARDSISTHHHNQHIGLRWKTNLRSSNF, via the coding sequence ATGGAAGAGTTCAAGGGtggttttgtttctttcttggtTATTGAATTTGTTCTTTCATTTAACATTTTTCTCTTGGTTCATGGTCAGCTATTGCCTATAGTCAGTGATCATGGTGAAAACACTAGCCAAATCCAAACCTACATTGTTCACGTACTGAAGCCAGAGGGCTCAAATTTCTTAGGTGCCGAGGATTTAGAGAATTGGCATAAGTCCTTTTTGCCCAACACTACTCTTGATACAGGCGAGCCACGGTTGCGTTTCTCATATAAAGAAGCAATCAGCGGGTTTGCAGCAAGATTAACACCAGAAGAAGTGAGAGACATGGAGAAGATGGATGGATTTCTTCGTGCCAATCCGAGCAGAACGCTTCACCTCCACACAACCTATACTCATGAATTCCTAAACTTGAGCACTTTATTTGGAGTTTGGTCCACAAGCAACTCATTTTACGGTGAGGGGATCATCATTGAGTGTTGGATAcaggcattcacatgcccccaTCCTTCTTTTGATGACACAGGAATGCCTCCCCGCCCAGCAGGATGGAATGTAGTTGTTACCTTCAAACACCTTGCAATGATAAAAGTCATTGCAGCACAATCTTTCGATATAGCTAATAGCACCACTCCGCCAAGTGACATAGATCAAGGTCACGGCACACATGTGGCCGGCATTGCAGCAGGCAACTTTGTGGATAATGCGGAGGTCCTCGACCAAGCTCTTGGAAGAGCAGCAGGTATGGCGCCAAAAGCCTTTATATCAGTGTACAAGGTGTGTTGGAAATTTGGAGGTTGCGGAACAGATGGTGTTTTAGCAGGTATAGATAAAGCAATTCAAGATGGGGTGCACATCCTCCAAATGTCCTTTGGGGCACGACGTGGTTACTTGCCTACTTCATTTACTGATGATGATGTTGCTGTTGGCACGTTCTCAGCAATGCAGAAGGGGATCTTCCCCTGCACAGCTGCTGGTAACAATGGCCCAGACCCAGAGACATTGAGTCATGCTGCACCGTGGGATATGGTTGTCGGAGCAACAACTACAGATCGAAGAATAAGAGCAACTGTGACACTTGGCAATGGGACACAATTGCACGGAGAAAGCGCCTACCAACCCAACTTGGTTACTAATCAATTTTATCCCCTTGTTTTTCCAGGTAGCAATGGACGAAATAGGCAACTATATTGCTTAAGAAATTCATTAAATGGCATTGATGTTAGAGATAAGATTGTGATGTGTGATGTTGGAGCTAAAGATAACATAGTAACAGGTAAAGTCGTTAGGAATGCTGGTGGTGCCGGTATTATCCTTATGAATTTTGACATAGTGGGGTACACAACATTTTCAGAAGCTCACCATCTTCCGGTATCGCATGTGAGCTACAAAGATGCCCTTCAACTTAAAGATTATATTATTTCAAACTCTACACCTACAGCTAAGATCACCTTCGGTGGCACTATATTTGATATTCGTCCATCTCCAGCATTGGCCTTCTTCTCATCTAGAGGCCCGGTCAAATATAATGGAAACATTGTAAAAGCCAGATGTCACTGCACCTGGAGTGAATATTCTATCTGCATGGCCAGTAGAAGTTGGGCCCTTTCCATCCGgcctaaaaaaacaaagacattcAACTTTGTGAGTGGCACATCCATGGCAACACCTCATGTTTCCGGAATTGTGGCTCTTATCATGAGCAAGTTAAAGTACGAAAAACAAGCGTCAGTGGTCAGTGCCAGAGATTCAATCAGCACTCATCACCACAACCAACACATTGGACTTAGATGGAAGACCAATCTTCGATCAAGCAACTTTTAA